The Bacillus sp. Marseille-Q1617 genome has a segment encoding these proteins:
- a CDS encoding mechanosensitive ion channel codes for MNSNNITQEWYSYLGKLPDLLLALLVLLIGWIIAKAIEKAVYGLLKRVHFDDRLHFGKPNGERKWTSEKVISKIVYFIILVFVFIAFFNMLDLNFIASPLVGMLTTMAAAIPNVLKAALILLLAWVAASLLKMLIEKLGNRPSVKNAILRSKLAKDESDVHRYVYTAARIVFYLVLLVFLPGVLAALNITGVSGPFTEMLHSFLAFIPKLFAAAIIFIVGWFVAKIVRDIVTNFLAAVGTERAAERFGISKLFQGTTVSSVIGTIVFVLIMIPVTISALDQLDIRGISEPAINMLNAVLVMLPNIAIAIVLILAGVWVGKWAGALVSRLLNRVGFNSLLRNMGIGRKSTADTTLDTPANSYMNLSGLVGRIVQIIIIFLFTVEALQIVKLEFLVALATGVLAYLPNVLAAVIILGAGLYLGNLVKNIMSNVLSDNFQVLATITKYAIIALSFFMALDQLKVADSIVNIAFMLILGGLALAFGLAFGLGGKEFAGKYLAKLDRKIEEEKNMPKHNKPNINKPDIGGNDNLPPHNL; via the coding sequence ATGAATAGTAACAATATCACGCAAGAATGGTACTCATATCTAGGAAAATTACCAGATCTTCTTCTGGCATTGCTCGTATTATTGATCGGCTGGATCATTGCGAAGGCAATTGAAAAAGCTGTTTACGGTCTTTTGAAGCGAGTGCATTTTGATGACAGGCTTCATTTTGGAAAACCGAATGGAGAACGGAAATGGACATCAGAGAAAGTCATCAGTAAGATCGTGTACTTTATCATTCTGGTGTTTGTCTTTATTGCTTTCTTTAATATGCTGGATTTAAACTTTATCGCTTCTCCGCTTGTCGGAATGCTGACTACGATGGCTGCAGCCATTCCGAATGTATTGAAAGCTGCACTCATTTTATTACTAGCCTGGGTGGCTGCCTCTCTTCTTAAGATGCTGATCGAGAAATTAGGTAATCGTCCATCCGTGAAAAATGCTATCCTCCGATCTAAACTGGCCAAAGATGAAAGTGATGTACATCGTTATGTATACACAGCAGCGCGAATCGTCTTCTATCTTGTGCTATTAGTATTCCTTCCGGGTGTGCTTGCAGCCCTTAACATTACAGGGGTTTCAGGTCCATTCACGGAAATGCTTCACAGCTTCCTTGCATTCATTCCAAAACTGTTCGCAGCAGCGATTATCTTCATTGTCGGCTGGTTCGTCGCAAAAATCGTACGCGACATCGTAACGAATTTCCTGGCTGCGGTCGGAACGGAAAGAGCGGCTGAACGTTTTGGGATCAGCAAACTATTCCAAGGGACGACCGTTTCTTCTGTAATTGGAACAATCGTTTTTGTACTCATCATGATTCCGGTGACAATTTCAGCCCTTGATCAACTCGACATCAGAGGGATTTCTGAACCGGCAATCAATATGCTGAACGCTGTATTGGTGATGCTTCCAAACATTGCGATAGCGATTGTCCTGATCCTTGCGGGAGTCTGGGTCGGAAAATGGGCAGGTGCCTTGGTGTCGCGCTTACTGAACAGAGTGGGCTTCAATTCTCTTCTAAGGAACATGGGAATCGGCCGTAAGTCGACAGCTGACACGACTTTGGATACACCTGCAAATTCCTATATGAACCTATCAGGCCTTGTTGGAAGAATCGTTCAAATCATCATCATATTCTTATTTACCGTCGAAGCTCTGCAAATCGTTAAATTGGAATTCCTTGTGGCGCTTGCGACAGGCGTACTTGCGTATTTACCGAATGTACTTGCGGCTGTCATCATCCTTGGTGCAGGACTTTACCTCGGTAATCTAGTGAAAAATATCATGTCCAACGTACTGAGCGATAACTTCCAGGTCCTTGCGACCATCACGAAATATGCCATCATCGCTCTGAGCTTCTTTATGGCACTCGATCAATTGAAAGTGGCCGATTCAATCGTCAACATCGCATTTATGCTCATCCTGGGAGGGCTTGCCTTAGCCTTTGGATTGGCATTTGGACTTGGAGGAAAAGAATTTGCAGGAAAATATCTTGCAAAACTGGACCGTAAAATTGAAGAAGAGAAGAACATGCCGAAGCATAACAAACCAAATATCAATAAACCTGATATTGGTGGGAACGACAACCTTCCTCCTCATAATCTGTAA
- a CDS encoding ABC transporter ATP-binding protein — MGIAWTLMLVELTVELLNPLFMAKIIDQGIMKEDMDVVLLWGGIMVGMSFLSFVSGVTNSFFAAQTSQGFGYDVRESLYKKIQSFSFASFNKLPSSSLITRMTNDVRQLQNTIFMSLRIMLRAPLLVIGSTIMALIVNAKLALVLIIVIPVLWMFLLWVLKRGWSLFERVQKRLDRVNEVMKENLSGIRLIKAYTRSEYEEKRFHGANEDLKDKTVKALRFMEIIMPLLMLVMNLAILIVLWSGSIEVTGGGAQVGEVVAIVTYATRISSVFSIFSFIITSFSRARASADRVAEVLNTEVDLKDGDEAELDNKVISGDISFDRVSFQYPETRGRVLQDVSFYVRAGETVSVLGATGSGKSTLFQLIPRLYDTTEGEIKIGGHSIRSITLENLRKAIGYVPQEAVLFSGSVRENLLWGKEEASEEEMIQAAKDAQIHDTIESLKDGYDTALGQKGVNLSGGQKQRLSIARALIRRPKILLLDDSTSALDLKTEAKLLEAIKKYECTIIIITQKISTAMESDTILLLEDGVMIGNGSHKTLLKESPLYQRIYQSQFGEVHHV, encoded by the coding sequence ATGGGGATTGCTTGGACGTTGATGCTTGTCGAGCTCACGGTGGAGCTTTTGAATCCTTTATTCATGGCAAAAATCATTGATCAGGGAATCATGAAGGAAGATATGGATGTGGTGCTCTTATGGGGCGGAATCATGGTTGGAATGTCATTTCTTTCTTTTGTTTCCGGCGTCACGAATTCTTTTTTTGCTGCCCAGACGAGTCAGGGGTTCGGTTATGACGTAAGGGAAAGTCTATATAAGAAAATCCAGTCGTTTTCTTTTGCGAGTTTCAATAAGCTGCCGTCTTCTTCGCTCATCACGAGGATGACGAATGATGTGAGACAGCTGCAGAATACGATTTTCATGAGTTTGAGGATCATGCTGAGGGCTCCTTTGCTTGTCATCGGATCAACCATTATGGCGTTAATTGTGAATGCGAAGCTCGCCCTGGTTTTGATCATTGTGATTCCGGTTCTATGGATGTTTTTATTATGGGTCCTTAAACGGGGCTGGAGTTTATTTGAAAGAGTGCAGAAGCGACTTGACCGGGTGAATGAAGTCATGAAAGAAAATCTTTCGGGCATCCGGCTGATCAAAGCATATACAAGAAGCGAATATGAAGAAAAACGATTCCACGGCGCCAATGAAGATTTGAAGGATAAAACGGTGAAAGCTCTGAGATTTATGGAAATCATTATGCCTCTGTTGATGCTCGTGATGAACCTGGCCATATTGATTGTGCTATGGTCGGGGAGTATAGAAGTGACTGGCGGGGGTGCCCAGGTGGGGGAAGTCGTAGCGATCGTGACATATGCGACGAGGATTTCTTCCGTGTTTTCCATCTTTTCTTTTATCATTACAAGCTTTTCAAGAGCCCGGGCATCAGCCGATCGAGTGGCAGAGGTACTGAATACGGAAGTTGATTTGAAGGATGGGGATGAAGCTGAACTTGATAACAAAGTCATCAGCGGAGACATCTCGTTCGACAGAGTCTCTTTTCAATATCCTGAAACGAGGGGCAGGGTTCTTCAGGATGTCTCTTTTTACGTGAGAGCAGGAGAGACAGTATCTGTTTTAGGGGCGACCGGATCAGGGAAATCCACTTTATTTCAGTTGATCCCGAGGCTCTATGACACGACAGAAGGAGAAATTAAGATAGGCGGCCATTCCATCCGGTCTATCACTCTCGAGAATTTGAGGAAAGCAATCGGGTATGTTCCCCAGGAGGCAGTCCTTTTTTCGGGTTCTGTGAGAGAAAATCTTTTATGGGGAAAAGAAGAAGCTTCTGAAGAGGAAATGATCCAAGCGGCAAAGGATGCTCAAATTCATGACACCATTGAAAGCCTGAAGGACGGGTATGACACGGCACTTGGACAAAAGGGAGTGAATCTTTCAGGAGGCCAGAAACAAAGGCTTTCGATTGCGAGGGCCCTGATCAGAAGGCCGAAAATCCTGCTGCTGGATGACAGTACCAGTGCACTTGATTTGAAAACGGAAGCGAAATTGCTCGAAGCGATCAAAAAGTATGAATGCACCATCATCATCATAACGCAAAAAATCAGTACAGCGATGGAGTCGGATACCATCTTGCTGCTGGAAGACGGAGTGATGATCGGGAACGGCTCTCATAAAACCCTTCTGAAGGAATCACCTTTATATCAGCGGATTTATCAATCTCAATTCGGGGAGGTGCACCATGTCTAG
- a CDS encoding ABC transporter ATP-binding protein, with protein sequence MSRHMRKRLGKGDKARDTRGTLSRLWTYLSKMKGLLYLVILMVLISSAASLLGPFLVGMAIDEYIVTKEASGIIGLLAGLIIVYILHSVSVWYQNYWMIGVAQDTVYRLRKDLFHRLHLLSIPFFDKRKHGELMSRVTNDIDNVSNTLNSSFIQIISSVLTLIGTAAVMLWLSPLLTLITLTIVPLMVLGMKWITKRTGPLFKQYQHHIGELNGYIEETISGHSIIKTFSREDTAIEEFKGKNKQLRTAAYWADTYSGFIPKLMNMLNNLSFAVIAGVGGIFALNDMITIGVIVIFAEYARQFTRPLNELANQYNTLLSAIAGAERVFQIIDEDEEARDEGKAADIKTLAGKIEFREVSFSYGKSDSTLQEVSFSISPGETVALVGPTGAGKTTITNLLSRFYEHNEGRILLDGQDIETITRKSLRRQMGFVLQDTFLFQGTILENIRYGRLSATDQEVVEAAKLANAHSFIEKMPQGYKTVLRQDGSGISQGQKQLLSIARAILSDPAILILDEATSSIDTITELKIQDALKNLMKDRTSVVVAHRLNTIRQADQILVLDQGRIIEKGTHEELLGQKGFYHGLYHSQLKETS encoded by the coding sequence ATGTCTAGGCATATGAGAAAGAGACTTGGTAAGGGTGACAAGGCAAGGGATACAAGAGGCACACTGAGCAGGTTATGGACGTACCTTTCAAAAATGAAAGGCTTGCTCTACCTGGTCATCTTGATGGTTCTCATCAGTTCTGCCGCATCCCTGCTGGGTCCATTTTTAGTGGGGATGGCGATCGATGAATACATTGTCACCAAAGAAGCCTCCGGGATCATCGGGCTGCTTGCAGGCTTGATCATTGTCTATATCCTTCACTCTGTGTCTGTCTGGTATCAGAACTATTGGATGATCGGCGTGGCGCAGGACACCGTCTACCGGCTAAGGAAGGATTTGTTCCACAGGCTGCATCTCCTGTCGATCCCATTCTTTGATAAAAGAAAGCATGGGGAGCTGATGAGCAGGGTCACCAATGATATCGATAATGTCAGTAATACCTTGAACAGCTCATTTATCCAAATCATCTCCAGTGTACTGACACTCATCGGAACGGCAGCTGTCATGCTGTGGCTGAGCCCCCTTTTGACACTGATCACGCTTACGATTGTCCCGCTGATGGTGCTCGGCATGAAGTGGATCACGAAAAGGACGGGTCCGTTGTTCAAACAATATCAGCACCATATCGGTGAGCTGAATGGATATATCGAAGAAACCATTTCAGGACACAGCATCATTAAAACATTCTCGCGGGAAGATACTGCGATTGAAGAATTCAAGGGGAAAAATAAGCAGCTCCGTACTGCAGCCTATTGGGCGGATACGTATTCAGGGTTCATCCCGAAATTGATGAATATGTTGAACAACCTCAGCTTTGCAGTGATCGCCGGTGTCGGGGGGATCTTTGCACTCAATGATATGATCACCATAGGTGTGATTGTCATTTTTGCCGAATACGCCCGGCAGTTTACACGGCCGCTCAATGAACTTGCCAATCAATATAATACATTGTTGTCCGCAATTGCAGGGGCGGAGCGTGTATTTCAGATCATTGATGAAGATGAGGAAGCAAGGGACGAAGGGAAGGCAGCCGATATAAAGACATTGGCCGGAAAGATTGAATTCCGGGAAGTATCCTTTTCTTATGGGAAAAGTGATTCCACCCTTCAGGAGGTCTCGTTTTCAATCAGCCCCGGTGAAACGGTGGCGCTTGTCGGCCCGACCGGTGCAGGGAAGACGACGATTACGAATTTATTGTCCCGTTTTTATGAGCATAACGAAGGAAGGATTTTGTTGGACGGACAGGATATCGAGACCATTACGCGTAAAAGCCTCCGAAGGCAGATGGGATTTGTGCTTCAGGACACGTTTCTCTTTCAGGGCACCATCCTCGAAAATATCCGGTACGGAAGACTTTCTGCAACCGACCAGGAAGTGGTGGAGGCAGCCAAGTTAGCGAATGCCCATTCCTTTATCGAAAAAATGCCTCAAGGTTATAAAACTGTATTGAGACAGGACGGCAGCGGAATCAGTCAGGGGCAGAAACAGTTATTATCGATCGCGCGCGCCATCCTCTCCGATCCAGCGATCCTGATCCTGGATGAAGCGACTTCGAGTATCGATACAATCACTGAACTGAAAATCCAGGATGCTCTTAAAAATCTAATGAAGGACCGGACGTCCGTAGTGGTCGCCCACAGGCTCAATACGATCCGTCAGGCCGATCAAATTCTGGTGCTTGATCAAGGGCGGATCATTGAAAAAGGCACCCATGAAGAGCTTCTTGGGCAAAAAGGCTTTTATCACGGACTCTATCACAGTCAGTTGAAGGAAACCAGTTAA